The following coding sequences lie in one Numida meleagris isolate 19003 breed g44 Domestic line chromosome Z, NumMel1.0, whole genome shotgun sequence genomic window:
- the APC gene encoding adenomatous polyposis coli protein isoform X5, protein MAAASYDQLLKQVEALKMENSNLRQELEDNSNHLTKLETEASNMKEVLKQLQGSIEDEAMASSGQIDLLERLKELNLESTSFPGVKLRPKVSVRSYGSREGSVSSRSGECSPVPMGSFPRRGFMNGSRESTGYLEELEKERSLLLAELEKEEKEKDWYYAQLQNLTKRIDSLPLTENFSLQTDMNRRQLEYEARQIRAAMEEQLGTCQDMEKRAQVRVARIQQIEKDILRIRQLLQSQAAEAERAPQGKHDAGSHDTERQSEGQGAPEISMSTSNTGQGSAARMDHETASVMSSSNSYSVPRRLTSHLGTKVTEDYKPQVEMVYSLLSMLGTHDKDDMSRTLLAMSSSQDSCIAMRQSGCLPLLIQLLHGNDKDSVLLGNSRGSKEARARASAALHNIIHSQPDDKRGRREIRVLHLLEQIRAYCETCWEWQEAHEQGMDQDKNTMPAPADHQICPAVCVLMKLSFDEEHRHAMNELGGLQAIAELLQVDCEMYGLTNDHYSVTLRRYAGMALTNLTFGDVANKATLCSMKGCMRALVAQLKSESEDLQQVIASVLRNLSWRADVNSKKTLREVGSVKALMECALEVKKESTLKSVLSALWNLSAHCTENKADICAVDGALAFLVGTLTYRSQTNTLAIIESGGGILRNVSSLIATNEDHRQILRENSCLQTLLQHLKSHSLTIVSNACGTLWNLSARNAKDQEALWDMGAVSMLKNLIHSKHKMIAMGSAAALRNLMANRPAKYKDANIMSPGSSLPSLHVRKQKALEAELDAQHLSETFDNIDNLSPKASHRNKQRHKQNIYSEYVLDSSRHDDGVCRTESFSTGNMTVLSPYLNSTVLPGSSSSSRGSLENCLSEKDRSLDRDRAVGLNAYHPATENSGNSSKRIGMQISTAAAQIAKVMEEVTSMHIPQEDRSSGSTSEMHCLTEDRNATRRPATAHTHSNTYFPKSENSSRPCPVPYTKMEYKRASNDSLNSVSSSDGYGKRGQMKPSIESYSEDDESKFCSYGQYPADLAHKIHSANHMDDNDGELDTPINYSLKYSDEQLNSGRQSPSQNERWARPKHIIDDEMKQNDQRQSRSQSATYPVYTESGDDKHMKYQSAFGQQDCVPSFRSRGSNGSDQNRVGSTLAINQKVNQSLCQVDDYDDDKPTNYSERYSEEEHHEEEDRPTNYSIKYNEEEHHVDQPIDYSLKYSTEVPPSTQKPSFTFSKTSSVQSTKTDHISSSSGNTSAPSAGSKRQNQLHPSSAQSRGGHAQKTASCKTPSINQETIQTYCVEDTPICFSRCSSLSSLSSAEDEIGRDQSTRGTDTNNTLQIAELKENSGALSAEAAASEITSTSQHIRTKSSRLPTSSLSPSDSSRHKAVEFSSGAKSPSKSGAQTPKSPPEHYVQETPLMFSRCTSVSSLDSFESRSIASSVQSEPCSGMVSGIISPSDLPDSPGQTMPPSRSKTPPPAQGVQVKRDVAKGKAPSAEKREPGPRQAAVNAAVQRVQVLPDADTLLHFATESTPDGFSCSSSLSALSLDEPFIQKDVELRIMPPVHENEHGNEAEPEQSDDTKDNQENKAEKPSEAEKDILDDSDDDDIEILEECIISAMPTKSSRKAKKPSQASAPKIPPPVARKPSQLPVYKLLPSQSRLQTQKHVSFTPGDDMPRVYCVEGTPINFSTATSLSDLTIESPPNELANVDSVGTGAESGEFEKRDTIPTEGRSTDDSQRAKNITVTGPGLDDDKTEEGDILAECINSAMPKGKSHKPFRVKKIMDQIQQASTSLNNKSQSEGEKKKPTSPVKPVPQNNEYRARVRKNTESKSQINNERSYSENRDAKKQNLKNNSRDFNDKLPNNEERVRGSFTFDSPHHYTPIEGTPYCFSRNDSLSSLDFDDDDVDLSREKAELRKGKEAKETETEDCPNTEQSSSQQASNRTQVCQKHPTGRSQSKTFCQPSKDTPDRGAATDEKMQNFAIENTPVCFSRNSSLSSLSDIDQENNNNKEEESVKRTEAPDSQIESNRPQTSGYAPKSFHVEDTPVCFSRNSSLSSLSIDSEDDLLQECISSAMPKKKKPSRIKSESEKSNSRNIGGILAEDLTLDLREIQRPDSEHGFSPDSENFDWKAIQEGANSIVSSLHQAAAAASLSRQASSDSDSILSLKSGISLGSPFHLTPDQEEKPFTSNKGPRILKPGEKSTLESKKVESESKGIKGGKKVYKSIITGKARSNSEVSSQLKQPQQTSVPSISRGRTMIHIPGVRNSSSSTSPVSKKGPPFKNTNSKSPSEGQSSASSPRGVKSSVKPEPSPVTRQLSGLNQGGSSKGPSRSGSRDSTPSRPQQQPLSRPLQSPGRNSISPGRNGISPPNKLSQLPRTSSPSTASTKSSSSGRMSYTSPGRQMSQQNLTKQTALPKNTSSIPRSESASKGLNQILGSGAPNKKTDLSRMSSAKSSGSESDRSERPVLVRQSTFIKEAPSPTLRRKLEESASFESLSPSRPDSPTRSQLQTPVLSPSLPDMSLSTHSTAQTSGWRKLPPNLSPSVEYDGRPAKRHDIARSHSESPSRLPINRSGTWKREHSKHSSSLPRVSTWRRTGSSSSILSASSESSEKAKSEDEKQHGSSLSGHKQSKESQALAKGTWRKIKENEIPQMMSDPQHSSLSATSSSDSKTLIYQMAPAVSKTEDVWVRIEDCPINNPRSGRSPTGNAPPVIDSVSEKGVVNGKDSKEIQEKQNPGNGSVPVRTIGLENRLNSFFQVDSPDKKGTETKPLQTNPVPAPENNESTVSERTPFSSSSSSKHSSPIGAVAARVTPFNYNPSRRKSSVDNSSARPSQIPTPVNNSTKKRDSKSENTDSSGTQSPKRHSGSYLVTSV, encoded by the exons AGAGCACCTCAAGGCAAGCATGATGCAGGTTCCCATGATACAGAGAGGCAGAGCGAAGGTCAAGGAGCACCAGAAATCAGTATGTCAACTAGCAATACTGGTCAG GGTTCTGCTGCTCGAATGGACCATGAGACAGCCAGTGTTATGAGTTCTAGTAATAGCTACTCTGTACCTCGCAGACTGACAAGTCACCTGGGTACCAAGGTAACCGAAGATTACAAACCACAG GTGGAAATGGTGTACTCATTGTTATCAATGCTTGGTACTCATGATAAAGATGACATGTCAAGAACATTGCTAGCAATGTCTAGCTCCCAAGACAGCTGCATAGCCATGCGTCAGTCTGGATGTCTTCCTCTCCTCATCCAGCTTTTACATGGCAACGATAAAGACTCTGTCTTGTTAGGGAACTCTCGTGGTAGTAAGGAGGCCCGTGCCAGAGCCAGCGCAGCACTGCATAACATCATTCACTCCCAGCCTGATGATAAGCGAGGCAGACGGGAAATCCGCGTGCTCCATCTTTTGGAGCAGATCCGTGCTTACTGTGAAACATGTTGGGAATGGCAGGAAGCACATGAACAAGGCATGGACCAAGACAAAAACACAA TGCCTGCGCCAGCTGATCATCAAATCTGTCCTGCAGTGTGTGTTTTAATGAAACTTTCATTTGATGAAGAACACAGGCATGCTATGAATGAGCTTG GAGGTTTGCAAGCCATTGCTGAACTGCTGCAAGTGGACTGTGAAATGTACGGACTTACAAATGACCATTATAGTGTTACATTGAGGAGGTATGCTGGAATGGCTCTGACAAACCTGACTTTTGGAGATGTAGCAAACAAG GCTACATTATGTTCAATGAAGGGCTGCATGAGAGCTCTTGTAGCCCAGCTGAAATCTGAAAGTGAAGACTTACAGCAG gTCATTGCAAGCGTGCTGAGGAACTTGTCCTGGCGTGCAGATGTAAACAGTAAAAAGACACTACGAGAAGTTGGGAGTGTGAAAGCACTGATGGAATGTGCTTTAGAAGTTAAGAAG gaaTCAACCCTAAAAAGTGTCTTGAGTGCCTTATGGAACTTGTCAGCACATTGTACTGAGAACAAAGCTGATATATGTGCTGTTGATGGTGCTCTTGCATTTCTAGTTGGTACACTGACATACCGGAGCCAAACAAACACTCTTGCCATCATAGAAAGTGGGGGAGGAATATTAAGAAATGTTTCTAGCTTAATTGCTACTAACGAGGACCACAG GCAAATCTTACGAGAGAACAGTTGCTTACAAACCTTGTTACAACACTTGAAGTCACACAGTTTGACAATAGTCAGTAACGCATGTGGGACCCTGTGGAATCTTTCTGCGCGAAATGCAAAGGATCAGGAGGCACTATGGGACATGGGAGCAGTCAGCATGCTCAAAAATCTCATTCactcaaaacacaaaatgataGCAATGGGCAGCGCTGCAGCTCTAAGAAATCTCATGGCAAACAGGCCAGCGAAATATAAGGATGCTAACATTATGTCTCCAGGATCAAGCTTACCATCTCTTcatgttagaaaacaaaaggcacTGGAAGCAGAATTAGATGCACAACATTTATCAGAGACTTTTGACAATATTGATAATTTAAGCCCAAAAGCATCTCACCGTAATAAGCAGAGACATAAGCAGAATATATACAGTGAGTATGTTTTGGACTCTAGTCGTCATGATGATGGGGTATGCAGAACAGAGAGTTTTAGTACTGGTAACATGACTGTACTTTCTCCATATTTAAATTCCACAGTATTGCCTGGCTCCTCATCTTCCAGTAGAGGAAGCCTAGAAAATTGTCTAtctgagaaagacagaagtctTGATAGAGATCGAGCAGTAGGTTTAAATGCCTATCATCCAGCTACAGAGAACAGTGGAAACTCCTCTAAGAGAATAGGAATGCAAATTTctacagctgcagctcagaTTGCCAAGGTTATGGAAGAAGTGACAAGCATGCATATTCCACAGGAAGACAGAAGTTCCGGTTCCACTTCTGAAATGCACTGTTtgacagaagacagaaatgcCACAAGGAGACCAGCCACTGCCCATACTCACTCAAATACATACTTTCCTAAATCTGAGAATTCAAGCAGGCCATGTCCTGTGCCTTACACAAAAATGGAATACAAGAGAGCATCAAATGACAGTTTAAATAGCGTCAGCAGCAGCGATGGCTATGGTAAAAGAGGCCAAATGAAACCTTCCATTGAATCTTACTCTGAGGATGATGAAAGTAAATTTTGTAGTTACGGGCAATATCCAGCTGACTTGGCACATAAGATACATAGTGCAAATCACATGGATGACAATGATGGAGAACTAGACACTCCTATTAACTATAGTCTTAAATATTCAGATGAACAGTTAAATTCTGGAAGGCAGAGTCCTTCTCAGAATGAAAGATGGGCAAGGCCTAAGCATATAATAGatgatgaaatgaaacaaaatgaccAAAGGCAGTCAAGGAGCCAAAGTGCAACCTACCCTGTGTACACTGAAAGTGGAGATGATAAACACATGAAATATCAATCAGCTTTTGGACAGCAAGATTGTGTTCCTTCATTTAGATCAAGAGGATCCAATGGTTCAGATCAGAACAGAGTAGGGTCAACTCTTGCAATTAATCAGAAAGTAAATCAGTCCTTGTGCCAGGTTGATGATTATGATGATGATAAGCCAACCAACTACAGTGAACGTTATTCTGAGGAGGAACATCATGAAGAGGAAGACAGACCAACCAATTATAGCATAAAGTACAATGAAGAGGAACATCATGTTGATCAGCCCATTGATTATAGTCTAAAGTATTCAACAGAAGTTCCTCCCTCTACTCAGAAACcatcttttactttttcaaagaCTTCTTCAGTGCAAAGCACTAAAACTGACCATATTTCCTCAAGCAGTGGGAACACATCAGCCCCTTCAGCTGGTTCGAAGAGGCAGAATCAGCTTCACCCaagctctgcacagagcagaggcgGTCATGCTCAAAAGACTGCCTCCTGTAAGACTCCTTCTATTAATCAAGAAACTATACAAACTTACTGTGTGGAAGATACACCAATATGTTTTTCAAGGTGTAGCTCTTTGTCATCTTTGTCATCAGCTGAAGATGAAATAGGACGTGATCAATCCACACGTGGGACGGATACTAACAATACACTACAAatagcagaactgaaagaaaacagtgggGCTTTgtctgcagaagctgcagcgAGTGAAATCACATCAACATCACAACATATCAGAACAAAATCTAGTAGACTTCCAACTTCCAGTTTATCGCCTTCTGATTCCTCCAGACATAAAGCTGTTGAATTTTCTTCAGGTGCCAAATCCCCCTCAAAGAGTGGTGCACAGACTCCTAAAAGCCCACCAGAACACTATGTACAGGAAACTCCTCTCATGTTCAGCAGATGTACCTCTGTAAGTTCCCTGGATAGTTTTGAAAGCCGTTCAATTGCTAGTTCAGTTCAAAGTGAGCCTTGCAGTGGAATGGTGAGTGGTATTATAAGTCCAAGTGATCTTCCAGACAGCCCAGGACAAACAATGCCTCCAAGCAGAAGTAAAACACCACCGCCTGCTCAAGGAGTTCAAGTGAAAAGAGATGTAGCTAAAGGTAAAGCACCTAGTGCAGAAAAGAGAGAGCCTGGTCCTAGACAAGCAGCTGTAAATGCAGCTGTTCAGAGAGTTCAGGTACTGCCAGATGCTGATACGCTATTACATTTTGCCACAGAAAGTACACCGGATGGGTTTTCTTGCTCTTCCAGCCTGAGTGCTCTGAGTCTTGATGAGCCATTTATACAGAAAGATGTAGAGTTAAGAATAATGCCTCCTGTACATGAAAATGAACatggaaatgaagcagaacCTGAACAGTCAGATGATACAAAGGATAACCAAGAGAATAAAGCAGAGAAAccttctgaagcagaaaaagataTTCTGGATGATTCTGATGATGATGATATTGAAATACTGGAAGAATGTATTATTTCTGCAATGCCTACGAAGTCTTCACGTAAAGCCAAGAAGCCTTCTCAAGCATCTGCTCCAAAAATACCTCCTCCTGTAGCAAGAAAGCCGAGCCAGCTGCCAGTTTACAAACTTCTGCCTTCCCAAAGCCGCTTGCAAACCCAAAAGCATGTGAGTTTTACACCAGGAGATGATATGCCACGAGTATATTGTGTTGAGGGTACACCAATAAATTTTTCAACAGCTACATCTCTGAGTGATCTCACAATAGAATCACCACCAAATGAGTTGGCCAATGTAGACAGTGTGGGTACAGGGGCAGAGTCAGGGGAATTTGAAAAGAGGGACACTATTCCTACAGAAGGTAGAAGTACAGATGACTCTCAGAGAGCAAAAAACATAACTGTGACTGGCCCAGGACTGGATgatgacaaaacagaagagggTGATATTCTGGCTGAGTGCATTAACTCAGCTAtgccaaaaggaaaaagtcaCAAACCTTTTAGagtgaagaaaataatggaTCAAATTCAACAAGCATCTACATCTCTAAATAACAAAAGTCAATCAGAAGGTGAGAAAAAGAAGCCAACATCACCAGTAAAGCCTGTTCCCCAAAATAATGAATACAGAGCACGtgtaagaaaaaacacagagtCTAAAAGCCaaattaataatgaaagaagCTACTCAGAGAACAGAGATGCGAAGAAAcagaatcttaaaaataattctagaGATTTTAATGACAAACTTCCAAATAATGAAGAGCGTGTAAGAGGAAGCTTTACATTTGATTCCCCTCATCATTACACACCTATTGAGGGGACTCCATATTGTTTTTCACGCAATGATTCCCTAAGTTCTTTGGattttgatgatgatgatgttgaCCTTTCAAGGGAGAAGGCAgaattaagaaaaggaaaagaagcaaaggaaacagaaactgaagactGCCCTAACACAGAACAGTCTTCAAGTCAGCAAGCGAGTAACAGGACGCAAGTTTGCCAAAAACACCCAACAGGCAGAAGCCAATCTAAAACTTTCTGTCAGCCAAGTAAAGATACTCCAGACAGAGGGGCAGCTACAGATGAGAAGATGCAGAATTTTGCTATCGAAAACACACCGGTTTGTTTTTCTCGCAATTCATCTCTTAGTTCCCTTAGTGATATTGAtcaagaaaacaataacaacaaagaagaagaaTCTGTAAAGCGAACTGAGGCTCCTGATTCACAGATAGAATCAAACAGACCACAGACTTCTGGTTATGCACCTAAATCATTTCATGTTGAAGATACACCAGTATGTTTCTCTAGAAATAGCTCTCTGAGTTCTCTAAGTATTGACTCAGAAGATGATCTTTTGCAGGAATGCATTAGTTCTGCCAtgcctaaaaagaaaaaaccatcAAGAATAAAGAGTGAAAGTGAAAAAAGTAATTCCAGAAATATAGGTGGTATATTGGCAGAAGATTTGACACTGGATTTGAGAGAGATACAGAGGCCAGATTCAGAACATGGTTTCTCACCTGATTCAGAGAACTTTGATTGGAAAGCTATACAAGAAGGTGCAAATTCTATAGTTAGTAGCCTGCatcaagcagcagctgctgcatcGCTGTCTAGACAAGCTTCATCAGACTCTGATTCTATCCTTTCATTAAAATCTGGTATTTCTCTAGGATCACCATTTCATCTTACCCCAGACCAAGAAGAGAAACCTTTTACTAGTAATAAAGGTCCTCGAATTCTTAAGCCAGGAGAGAAAAGTACACTGGAATCTAAAAAAGTGGAATCTGAAAGTAAGGGAAtcaaaggagggaaaaaagtatATAAAAGTATAATTACAGGAAAAGCTCGCTCCAATTCTGAAGTTTCAAGCCAGTTAAAGCAACCACAACAAACAAGTGTGCCTTCAATTTCACGTGGTAGGACAATGATTCATATTCCAGGAGTTCGAAATAGTTCTTCAAGTACTAGTCCTGTTTCTAAAAAAGGCCCCCCATTCAAAAACACAAATTCCAAGAGTCCCAGTGAAGGCCAAAGTTCAGCTAGTTCTCCAAGAGGAGTCAAGTCATCAGTAAAACCTGAGCCATCTCCTGTAACTAGGCAACTGTCAGGGTTGAACCAGGGTGGATCAAGTAAAGGACCTTCTAGGTCAGGATCTAGAGACTCCACTCCTTCTAGACCTCAACAGCAGCCATTGAGCAGGCCTCTGCAATCTCCAGGCCGAAACTCAATTTCCCCAGGAAGAAATGGAATAAGTCCTCCCAACAAACTGTCTCAGTTGCCAAGAACATCATCTCCTAGTACAGCTTCAACTAAATCTTCAAGTTCAGGTAGGATGTCATATACATCACCAGGCAGGCAGATGAGCCAGCAAAACCTTACAAAGCAAACTGCCTTACCTAAGAATACCAGTAGCATTCCAAGAAGTGAGTCTGCTTCCAAAGGATTAAACCAAATTCTTGGTAGTGGTGCACCAAACAAAAAGACTGACCTATCCAGAATGTCATCAGCAAAATCTAGTGGAAGTGAATCTGACAGATCTGAGAGGCCTGTTCTTGTTCGCCAGTCAACTTTTATTAAAGAAGCTCCAAGTCCAACTCTAAGACGTAAATTGGAAGAGTCTGCTTCATTTGAATCTCTGTCTCCTTCCAGACCAGATTCTCCCACAAGGTCCCAACTACAGACCCCAGTTTTAAGTCCCTCACTTCCTGATATGTCTTTATCCACTCATTCAACTGCCCAAACTAGTGGTTGGCGAAAATTACCCCCTAATCTGAGCCCTTCTGTAGAATATGATGGGAGACCAGCAAAACGTCATGATATAGCGCGTTCTCATTCTGAGAGTCCATCTAGACTGCCAATCAACAGATCAGGAACATGGAAACGTGAACATAGTAAGCATTCCTCATCACTTCCTCGTGTGAGCACTTGGAGAAGAACAGGAAGTTCTTCCTCAATTCTGTCAGCTTCTTCAGAATCCAGTGAAAAGGCAAAAAGtgaagatgaaaagcagcatGGAAGTTCTCTTTCTGGACACAAGCAAAGTAAAGAAAGCCAAGCACTAGCAAAAGGtacttggagaaaaataaaagaaaatgaaatcccCCAAATGATGAGTGATCCTCAGCATTCTTCCTTGAGTGCCACAAGTAGCTCTGATTCCAAAACTCTAATCTATCAGATGGCACCAGCTGTCTCTAAGACTGAGGATGTTTGGGTGAGGATTGAAGATTGCCCAATTAACAATCCTCGATCTGGAAGGTCCCCAACTGGAAATGCTCCTCCTGTTATTGACAGTGTTTCAGAGAAGGGCGTTGTGAATGGCAAAGACTCTAAAGAgattcaagaaaaacaaaatccagggAATGGAAGTGTTCCTGTTCGTACCATTGGCTTAGAAAATCGTCTGAACTCTTTCTTTCAGGTAGACAGTCCAGACAAGAAAGGCACTGAAACAAAACCTCTGCAGACCAATCCTGTTCCTGCACCAGAAAATAACGAAAGTACTGTGAGCGAGCGTACACCATTCAGTTCCAGTAGTTCAAGTAAACATAGCTCTCCGATTGGTGCTGTTGCAGCAAGAGTGACTCCTTTCAACTACAATCCAAGCCGTAGAAAGAGTAGTGTGGACAATAGTTCTGCTCGACCATCACAGATACCAACGCCAGTAAATAACAGCACAAAGAAACGTGACTCGAAGTCTGAAAATACAGACTCCAGTGGAACTCAGAGTCCTAAACGTCATTCTGGCTCTTACCTGGTGACTTCTGTTTAA